A genomic window from Acidobacteriota bacterium includes:
- the thrS gene encoding threonine--tRNA ligase: MTTASATGSIDLTLPNGDVRTVGRGTTPLEVATAIGPGLAKAAIGAELDGQAVDLRQPLEESGPFRLFTSRDEESGAFIRHSAEHVLADAVKRLWPEVEIDVGRVDHSEKFQYDFRFPRAFTPEDLERIEEKMREILKENATFQRREVSREEARQLFEEMGEHLKVERLADIPEDATITVYQHGEFLDLCRGPHVQKVSQIGAVKLLEASGVYYRGDEANEMLQRIYGTAFGSKKEMAEYLERVEEAKARDHRRLGQELDLFSFNPMAPATPFFHPRGTVLYNQLVDLVRDTYEVNGYGEVVTPQILDVELWKTSGHYDNYRENMYFTEVDERQYAVKPMNCPTHCLIYGTRLRSYRDLPVRYADFGRLHRYERSGVTSGLLRVRSFCQDDAHVFCTEEQIQEEVTAVVEQILAIYRALSFDDVIIEVSTRPEKAIGEKATWDHAESALKGALESLNIDYVVNEGDGAFYGPKIDFQVHDAIGRSWQLGTVQLDYQLPERFELEYVGADGETHRPVMIHRAMLGSLERFIGVLIEHTVGAFPLWLAPVQAVILPVSEKFLDYGAEVRDQLRAAGLRAELDERNEKLGFKIREAQLLKVPYMLVVGAREQEAGEVAVRPRSGDDLGAMKVLELVERARGLVAERSQGL, translated from the coding sequence ATGACGACCGCGAGCGCCACCGGCTCCATCGACCTCACCCTTCCCAATGGCGATGTGCGGACGGTGGGTCGGGGGACGACTCCGCTGGAGGTGGCTACCGCGATCGGACCCGGGCTCGCCAAGGCCGCCATCGGAGCCGAGCTCGACGGCCAGGCCGTCGACTTGCGCCAGCCGCTGGAGGAATCCGGCCCCTTCCGCCTCTTTACCTCGCGGGACGAGGAGTCCGGAGCGTTCATTCGCCACTCGGCGGAGCACGTGCTGGCGGATGCGGTCAAGCGGCTGTGGCCGGAGGTGGAGATCGACGTCGGCCGCGTCGATCACTCGGAGAAATTCCAATACGACTTCCGCTTTCCCCGGGCCTTCACGCCGGAGGATCTGGAGCGCATCGAGGAGAAGATGCGCGAGATCCTCAAGGAGAACGCCACCTTCCAGCGCCGGGAGGTGAGCCGGGAGGAGGCCCGCCAGCTCTTCGAGGAGATGGGGGAGCACCTGAAGGTGGAGCGTCTGGCGGACATCCCCGAGGACGCCACCATCACCGTCTATCAGCACGGTGAGTTTCTCGACCTGTGCCGCGGTCCCCACGTGCAGAAGGTGAGTCAGATCGGCGCGGTCAAGTTGCTGGAGGCTTCCGGCGTCTATTACCGCGGCGACGAGGCCAACGAGATGCTGCAGCGCATCTACGGCACCGCCTTCGGCAGCAAGAAGGAGATGGCGGAGTACCTGGAGCGGGTGGAGGAGGCCAAGGCCCGGGATCACCGCCGGCTGGGTCAGGAGCTGGATCTCTTCAGCTTCAACCCCATGGCGCCGGCGACGCCGTTCTTTCATCCCCGGGGCACGGTGCTCTACAACCAGCTGGTGGACCTGGTGCGGGACACCTACGAGGTCAACGGCTACGGCGAGGTGGTGACGCCGCAGATTCTCGACGTCGAGCTGTGGAAGACCTCCGGGCATTACGACAACTACCGCGAGAATATGTACTTCACCGAGGTGGACGAGCGGCAGTACGCGGTCAAGCCGATGAACTGCCCGACCCACTGCCTGATCTACGGCACCCGCCTGCGCTCCTACCGCGATCTGCCGGTGCGCTACGCCGACTTTGGGCGTCTGCACCGCTATGAGCGCAGCGGCGTCACCTCGGGGCTGCTGCGGGTGCGCTCCTTCTGTCAGGACGATGCCCACGTCTTCTGCACCGAGGAGCAGATTCAGGAAGAAGTGACGGCGGTGGTGGAGCAGATCCTGGCCATCTACCGTGCCCTCAGCTTCGATGACGTGATCATCGAGGTCTCGACCCGGCCGGAGAAGGCCATCGGCGAGAAGGCGACCTGGGACCACGCTGAAAGCGCCCTCAAGGGAGCGCTGGAAAGTCTGAACATCGACTATGTGGTCAACGAAGGCGATGGTGCCTTCTATGGCCCGAAGATCGACTTCCAGGTCCACGACGCCATCGGCCGCTCGTGGCAGCTGGGTACGGTGCAGTTGGATTATCAGCTGCCGGAGCGCTTCGAGCTGGAGTATGTCGGCGCCGACGGCGAGACCCACCGGCCGGTGATGATCCATCGCGCCATGCTCGGCTCCCTGGAGCGCTTCATCGGCGTGCTCATCGAGCACACCGTCGGTGCCTTCCCGCTGTGGCTGGCGCCGGTGCAGGCGGTGATCTTGCCGGTGTCGGAGAAATTCCTCGACTACGGCGCCGAGGTGCGCGACCAGCTGCGGGCCGCCGGCCTGCGGGCGGAGCTCGACGAGCGCAACGAGAAGCTGGGCTTCAAGATCCGCGAGGCCCAGCTCCTCAAGGTGCCCTACATGCTGGTGGTGGGCGCCCGGGAGCAGGAGGCCGGTGAGGTCGCGGTGCGCCCCCGTAGCGGCGACGACCTGGGGGCGATGAAGGTGTTAGAGCTCGTCGAGCGGGCTCGGGGCCTGGTGGCTGAGCGCAGTCAGGGGCTTTAA
- the rpmI gene encoding 50S ribosomal protein L35 produces MPKRKTHRGAAKRFKLSAKGKVMRNHSMRSHILTKKSTKRKRKLRRNTEVEGKFADNIKEMIHT; encoded by the coding sequence ATGCCGAAGAGAAAGACTCACCGCGGAGCCGCCAAGCGGTTCAAGCTGTCGGCGAAGGGCAAGGTCATGCGCAACCACTCCATGCGCAGCCACATCCTCACCAAGAAATCCACCAAACGGAAGCGCAAGCTGCGCCGGAACACCGAGGTGGAGGGCAAGTTTGCCGACAACATCAAGGAGATGATCCACACTTGA
- the rplT gene encoding 50S ribosomal protein L20, which yields MARVKRGNKRSRKRKRVLKLAKGYYGNKSKNYRIAKQAVDRALSFAYRDRRQRKRVMRSLWVVRINAAARLNGLSYSRLINGLKLAGCEINRKIMADLAVRDAAAFGELAGVAKQALEQRSAAAEG from the coding sequence ATGGCACGCGTCAAGCGAGGCAATAAGAGATCGCGCAAGCGCAAGCGCGTACTGAAGCTAGCCAAGGGCTACTACGGTAACAAGAGCAAGAACTATCGCATCGCCAAGCAGGCGGTGGACCGGGCGCTATCCTTCGCCTATCGGGACCGCCGCCAGCGCAAGCGGGTCATGCGCAGTCTGTGGGTGGTGCGCATCAACGCCGCCGCCCGCCTGAACGGCCTTTCCTACAGCCGGCTCATCAACGGCTTGAAGCTCGCCGGCTGCGAGATCAACCGCAAGATCATGGCGGACCTGGCGGTGCGCGACGCCGCTGCCTTCGGCGAGCTCGCCGGAGTCGCCAAGCAGGCGCTGGAGCAGCGGTCGGCGGCGGCGGAGGGCTGA
- the pheS gene encoding phenylalanine--tRNA ligase subunit alpha — MAGGDQLAELTEQFDSQASSVADREAWESLRLEWVGKKQGRLRSLMGRMKDLAPEERRDYGQGVNRLKQHVEARLEELDEELRQRELERELSAAAVDVTLPGRRTTLGTLHPVSLVAQEMEEIFAELGYSVAEGPEIEDDFHNFEALNFPHDHPARDTQDTLFLDGQYGDPKARGGAGRLLRTHTSPVQIRTMLSRKPPIRVICPGRVFRHDNDLRHSPMFHQVECLAVDEGITIGDLKGTLEAFIQRLFSADTGVRLRPSFFPFTEPSAEVDITCPFCEGSGCQVCSQTGWMEILGSGMVDPRVLSACGIDPERYSGFAFGLGIDRVAMIRYGIPNIRMLFDNDLRLLQQIRG; from the coding sequence TTGGCCGGCGGCGACCAACTCGCCGAGCTCACCGAACAGTTCGATTCCCAGGCTTCGTCGGTCGCCGACCGGGAGGCCTGGGAATCGCTGCGTTTAGAGTGGGTCGGAAAGAAGCAGGGGCGGCTACGCTCCCTCATGGGCCGGATGAAGGATCTGGCGCCGGAAGAGCGCCGGGACTACGGCCAGGGGGTCAACCGTCTCAAGCAGCACGTGGAGGCGCGGCTCGAGGAGCTCGACGAGGAGCTCCGCCAGCGGGAGCTGGAGCGCGAGCTGAGCGCTGCGGCGGTGGACGTCACCCTGCCCGGGCGGCGTACCACTTTGGGCACCCTCCACCCCGTCAGCCTGGTGGCCCAGGAGATGGAGGAGATTTTTGCCGAGCTCGGCTACAGCGTTGCCGAGGGGCCGGAGATCGAGGACGATTTCCACAATTTCGAGGCGCTCAATTTTCCCCACGATCACCCCGCCCGGGACACCCAGGACACCCTCTTCCTGGACGGGCAGTACGGTGATCCCAAAGCGCGGGGTGGTGCCGGCCGGTTGCTGCGCACCCACACCTCGCCGGTACAGATTCGCACCATGCTGTCGCGCAAGCCGCCGATCCGGGTGATCTGCCCGGGGCGGGTCTTCCGCCACGACAACGACCTGCGTCATTCCCCCATGTTCCATCAGGTGGAATGCCTGGCGGTGGACGAGGGGATCACCATCGGGGACCTCAAGGGCACCCTGGAGGCCTTCATCCAGCGGTTGTTCTCGGCGGATACCGGCGTGCGCCTGCGCCCCAGCTTCTTTCCCTTCACCGAGCCCTCGGCGGAGGTGGACATCACCTGCCCGTTCTGCGAGGGCAGTGGTTGCCAGGTGTGCTCTCAGACCGGCTGGATGGAGATCTTGGGCTCCGGCATGGTGGACCCGCGGGTGCTCTCGGCCTGCGGCATCGATCCGGAGCGCTACTCCGGTTTCGCCTTCGGCCTGGGTATCGACCGGGTGGCGATGATCCGCTACGGCATCCCCAACATTCGCATGCTCTTCGACAACGACCTGCGCCTGCTGCAGCAGATTCGCGGGTAG
- the pheT gene encoding phenylalanine--tRNA ligase subunit beta — MKLSRDWIASYVDLPSSVEEVADRLTAAGHAVEGIEEVPGVESPSSESTDWVLDIDITTNRPDCMNHFGMARELSVLFDRPLELPPADFDPSGDEAAEDVVSIHIDAPDLCHRFAARVVRGVKIGPSPNWLQRRLEAIGLRPINNVVDITNFVLWELGQPLHAYDLAKLQGATVRAREARAGETLTTLDGEKRKLEAGMLVIADAEEAIGLGGVMGGLDSEVTEETVDVLLEGAFFDPVSVRRTSGALGMHTDASHRFERGADIGMPPRAVDRAAALVAGLAGGTVLPGAIDVFPNRPESQVIDLHLRRLNRFAGVELAAEDVERWLTGLGFDLEAFPSDDDLAAWRVTVPTWRRRDVELPADLYEEVVRVYGYDNIPATLPAIHGADGHTSDAHRRGWALRRRLAACGFNEAITFAFHGAEEDALLPGLLAEHPALELANPLSELYRVMRRSLLPNLLASARFNQRRGAAAVQLFEIGHVFARAQHSDGADGEEPIVEFETVALVAGGEVGGPWDRSRELDFFDLKGVVEQLSVDVEQSLEARPAQLSGLAPGTTAELWAGDRRAGYLGLVLGDDDVYPLFAAELRTDLLAARPQPIIEVPSRFPGVRADLTLTHSVDIPWADLAAAIRAAAPEHLVDFGLQDRYQGEGVPDGAVNTTIYFLYSSVEGTLTQEEVNERQGGLAQELERRFSWKG, encoded by the coding sequence ATGAAGTTATCCCGCGATTGGATCGCGAGCTATGTCGACTTGCCCTCGTCGGTGGAGGAGGTGGCGGATCGTCTGACCGCCGCCGGCCACGCCGTGGAGGGCATCGAGGAGGTCCCCGGCGTCGAGTCGCCCTCATCCGAGTCCACGGACTGGGTCCTCGACATCGACATCACCACCAACCGGCCGGATTGCATGAACCACTTCGGCATGGCCCGGGAGCTGTCGGTGCTCTTCGACCGGCCTTTGGAGCTCCCGCCGGCGGATTTTGACCCGTCGGGTGATGAGGCCGCAGAGGATGTGGTCAGCATCCACATCGACGCGCCGGATTTATGCCACCGGTTCGCCGCCCGAGTGGTGCGGGGAGTCAAGATCGGGCCGAGCCCGAACTGGCTCCAGCGGCGTCTGGAGGCCATCGGCCTGCGCCCCATCAACAATGTGGTGGACATCACCAACTTCGTGCTTTGGGAGCTGGGGCAGCCGCTCCACGCCTACGATCTGGCGAAGCTTCAGGGGGCGACGGTTCGGGCTCGAGAGGCTCGCGCCGGCGAGACCCTCACCACCCTCGACGGCGAGAAGCGCAAGCTCGAGGCGGGGATGTTGGTGATCGCCGACGCCGAGGAGGCCATCGGCCTCGGCGGCGTCATGGGCGGGCTCGACAGCGAGGTTACCGAGGAGACGGTGGACGTGCTGCTGGAAGGAGCTTTCTTCGACCCGGTGAGCGTGCGCCGCACCTCCGGCGCCCTGGGCATGCACACCGACGCCAGCCACCGTTTCGAGCGCGGCGCCGACATCGGCATGCCGCCGCGGGCGGTGGATCGGGCGGCGGCGCTGGTGGCGGGGCTCGCCGGTGGCACGGTGCTTCCGGGGGCCATCGACGTCTTCCCGAACCGCCCCGAGTCCCAGGTCATCGATCTCCACCTCCGGCGGCTCAACCGCTTCGCCGGCGTCGAGCTCGCCGCCGAGGACGTGGAGCGTTGGCTCACCGGTCTCGGCTTCGACCTCGAGGCGTTTCCCAGCGACGACGACTTGGCGGCGTGGCGGGTCACCGTGCCCACCTGGCGCCGCCGGGACGTGGAGCTGCCGGCAGACCTCTACGAAGAGGTGGTGCGGGTTTACGGCTACGACAATATTCCGGCGACCCTGCCGGCCATCCACGGCGCCGACGGCCATACCTCCGACGCCCACCGCCGGGGCTGGGCGCTGCGCCGGCGGCTGGCCGCCTGCGGCTTCAACGAGGCCATCACCTTCGCCTTCCATGGCGCCGAGGAGGATGCCCTGCTGCCCGGGCTGCTGGCGGAGCACCCGGCGCTGGAGCTGGCCAATCCCCTCTCCGAGCTGTATCGGGTGATGCGCCGGTCGTTGCTGCCCAACCTGCTGGCCAGCGCGCGCTTCAATCAGCGCCGCGGCGCCGCGGCGGTGCAGCTCTTCGAGATCGGTCACGTCTTCGCCCGCGCCCAGCACTCCGACGGGGCCGATGGCGAGGAGCCCATCGTCGAGTTCGAGACCGTGGCCCTGGTGGCCGGCGGCGAGGTGGGCGGTCCCTGGGACCGCAGCCGGGAGCTCGACTTCTTTGACCTCAAGGGGGTGGTGGAGCAGCTGTCGGTGGATGTGGAGCAGTCCCTGGAGGCGCGGCCGGCTCAGCTCTCTGGCCTGGCGCCGGGAACCACCGCGGAGCTCTGGGCCGGGGACCGGCGGGCGGGCTATCTCGGCCTGGTGCTGGGGGACGACGACGTCTACCCCCTCTTCGCCGCCGAGCTTCGTACCGATCTGCTGGCGGCGCGGCCCCAGCCCATCATCGAGGTCCCCTCGCGCTTTCCCGGAGTGCGGGCGGACCTCACCCTGACCCATTCTGTGGACATTCCCTGGGCCGACCTCGCGGCGGCCATTCGCGCCGCGGCGCCGGAGCATCTGGTGGATTTCGGTCTCCAGGACCGCTACCAGGGCGAAGGCGTACCCGACGGGGCGGTGAACACCACCATCTACTTCCTGTACAGCTCCGTCGAGGGCACCCTCACCCAGGAAGAGGTCAACGAGCGCCAGGGCGGCCTGGCGCAGGAGCTGGAGCGGCGCTTCAGCTGGAAGGGTTGA
- the zapB gene encoding cell division protein ZapB, whose product MDLDWLSGLEDRIHQATEELRRLRQENSRLNARVEELEAELEDAGGDSGAEAWRQERDEIRQRVERLAEGLEELLEDDDADEDESAEDDDD is encoded by the coding sequence ATGGATCTGGACTGGCTCAGTGGACTGGAAGATCGCATCCATCAGGCCACCGAGGAATTGCGCCGGCTGCGGCAGGAGAATAGCCGCCTGAACGCCCGGGTGGAGGAGCTGGAGGCGGAGCTCGAGGACGCCGGCGGTGACTCTGGAGCGGAAGCCTGGCGCCAGGAACGGGACGAGATCCGCCAGCGGGTGGAGCGGCTTGCGGAGGGGCTGGAAGAGCTCCTGGAAGACGACGACGCCGACGAGGACGAGAGCGCCGAGGACGACGACGACTGA
- a CDS encoding cell division protein ZapA translates to MPAKGTTTAVEIFGSVYYVRGDNDSDSLRELAGIVDRQMRQIAEQVATVDTAKIAILTALNLADELSQCQKLQEGERVEIREKVEALAGELDRALKS, encoded by the coding sequence ATGCCGGCAAAGGGCACTACGACCGCCGTAGAGATCTTTGGCTCGGTCTACTATGTTCGCGGTGACAACGACAGCGATTCCCTCAGAGAGCTCGCCGGCATCGTTGATCGCCAGATGCGGCAGATCGCCGAGCAGGTGGCGACGGTGGACACCGCGAAGATAGCCATCCTGACGGCTCTCAACCTGGCGGACGAGCTCTCGCAATGCCAGAAACTACAGGAAGGGGAACGGGTCGAAATCCGGGAGAAGGTAGAGGCGCTTGCTGGGGAGCTGGATCGAGCGTTGAAGAGCTAG